One Polaribacter sp. KT25b DNA segment encodes these proteins:
- a CDS encoding exonuclease domain-containing protein, with product MYAILDIETTGGKFNEEGVTEIAIYKFDGHTIVDQFISLVNPEKEIQAFVVKLTGINNKMLVNAPKFYEVAKRIIEITEGCILVAHNTSFDYRILKTEYERLGFDFKRNTLCTVELSQQLILDQPSYSLGKLTRSLGIPMTERHRASGDALATVQLFKLLLEKDTEKTIIQESIKYFDRRLEKERLQTLIDTIPNVVGVFYIHDSKGKVIYIGKGKNIKAEINKLFLKITRRAVKIQERATSVSFDKTGNELFTRLKYYIELEKLAPKFNFKKKFKMTLNNFNNDNFVIIDKGREVEENAIILIENNIVYGYGYTNLAIQENDLSILESVLTKIENKEISKTIIKNYLNKNSVQKIVRF from the coding sequence TTGTACGCTATTTTAGACATCGAAACTACTGGAGGAAAATTTAATGAAGAAGGCGTTACTGAAATTGCCATCTATAAATTTGATGGTCATACAATTGTAGACCAATTTATATCGTTAGTAAACCCTGAAAAAGAAATTCAAGCATTTGTTGTAAAACTTACAGGTATTAACAACAAAATGTTGGTAAATGCACCTAAATTTTACGAAGTTGCCAAGAGAATTATAGAAATTACAGAAGGTTGTATACTTGTTGCTCATAATACTTCTTTTGATTATAGAATTTTAAAAACTGAATATGAAAGATTAGGTTTTGATTTTAAAAGAAATACATTGTGCACTGTAGAATTAAGTCAGCAACTTATTTTAGATCAACCATCTTATAGTTTAGGAAAACTAACAAGATCTCTAGGAATACCAATGACAGAAAGACATAGAGCTTCTGGAGATGCTTTGGCAACTGTGCAACTTTTTAAACTTCTACTAGAAAAAGATACAGAAAAAACAATTATTCAAGAATCTATAAAATACTTTGACAGAAGGCTAGAAAAAGAAAGATTACAAACTCTAATAGATACAATTCCAAATGTTGTAGGCGTTTTTTACATCCATGATTCTAAAGGAAAAGTTATTTATATTGGCAAAGGAAAAAATATAAAAGCAGAAATTAATAAATTGTTTTTAAAAATTACTCGAAGAGCCGTAAAAATACAAGAAAGAGCAACTTCTGTTTCTTTTGATAAAACTGGTAATGAACTTTTTACGCGCCTTAAATATTATATAGAGCTAGAAAAATTAGCTCCAAAATTCAATTTTAAAAAGAAATTTAAAATGACTTTGAATAATTTTAATAATGATAATTTTGTTATTATTGATAAAGGTAGAGAAGTTGAAGAAAACGCAATTATATTAATTGAAAACAATATTGTTTATGGTTATGGATATACAAATTTAGCAATTCAAGAAAATGACTTAAGCATTTTAGAATCTGTATTAACTAAAATTGAGAATAAAGAAATTTCTAAAACTATTATAAAAAATTACTTAAATAAAAATTCCGTTCAAAAAATAGTTCGATTTTAA
- a CDS encoding acyl-CoA reductase, whose product MITIQNRITAFAKLGDFLSQFSTDNIIKRDDIEHNEIFFDGFLHQIKIAQENNSWFTKDNVLFTLNSWSKSLTNSNLTTFTNSINLDIKSPKKVAIIMAGNIPLVGFHDFLSVLISGHSVVVKQSSSDKHLLPFLAKYLEYVEADFKGKITFTEEKLSDFDAVIATGSNNTARYFEYYFKNKPSIIRKSRNSVAVITGKETEEDFVKLSDDIFQYFGLGCRNVSKLFVPKGFDFDAFFTGMYAKKDIINNAKYANNYDYNKAVYLMSLFDLLENGFLMIKEDESYSSPIATVFYEYYDNEIDLKIKLYEDREKIQCIVAKDFIENEVEFGQTQHPNLTDFADGVNTLDFLSTI is encoded by the coding sequence ATGATTACTATTCAAAATAGAATTACTGCATTCGCAAAATTAGGGGACTTTTTAAGTCAGTTTTCTACAGATAATATAATAAAAAGAGATGATATTGAACATAATGAAATCTTTTTTGATGGCTTTTTACATCAAATAAAAATAGCGCAAGAAAATAATTCTTGGTTTACAAAAGATAATGTTTTATTTACGCTAAACAGCTGGAGCAAATCACTAACAAATAGCAATTTAACGACATTTACAAACAGCATTAATCTAGATATAAAATCACCTAAAAAGGTAGCTATTATTATGGCTGGAAACATCCCTTTAGTAGGTTTTCATGATTTTTTATCAGTATTAATTTCTGGTCATTCTGTGGTTGTAAAACAATCATCTAGCGATAAACACTTATTGCCTTTTTTAGCAAAATATTTAGAGTATGTTGAAGCTGATTTTAAAGGAAAAATCACTTTTACAGAAGAAAAGCTATCAGATTTCGACGCAGTTATCGCTACTGGAAGCAATAATACAGCTCGTTATTTCGAGTATTATTTTAAAAATAAACCAAGTATTATTAGAAAAAGCAGAAATTCTGTGGCAGTTATTACAGGAAAAGAAACTGAAGAAGATTTTGTAAAACTATCTGATGATATTTTTCAATATTTTGGTTTAGGTTGTAGAAATGTTTCTAAATTATTTGTTCCTAAAGGATTTGATTTTGATGCTTTTTTTACAGGAATGTACGCAAAAAAAGACATTATTAATAATGCTAAATATGCCAATAATTACGACTATAACAAAGCTGTTTATTTAATGAGTTTATTCGATTTACTAGAAAATGGTTTTTTAATGATTAAGGAAGACGAAAGTTACTCCTCGCCTATTGCAACTGTTTTTTATGAATATTATGATAATGAAATAGATTTAAAAATAAAATTATACGAAGACAGAGAAAAAATTCAATGTATTGTTGCTAAAGATTTTATAGAAAATGAAGTTGAATTTGGGCAAACTCAACATCCGAATCTAACAGATTTTGCAGACGGCGTGAATACATTAGATTTTTTATCAACAATATAA
- the ychF gene encoding redox-regulated ATPase YchF, whose protein sequence is MKAGIVGLPNVGKSTLFNCLSNAKAQSANFPFCTIEPNLGVVNVPDERIKKLEELVKPERVQTATVEIVDIAGLVKGASKGEGLGNQFLANIRETDAILHVLRCFDNDNIIHVDSSIDPIRDKETIDIELQLKDLETVQKRLERVKRTAKTGNKEAQIELVILLKVEETLLQGISVRAIEFSEKEMELVKSLQFITAKPVLYVCNVDEASAVSGNSYVDKVKEAVKDENAEVIVLAVGTEADITELDDYEERQMFLADMGLEEAGVARLVRSAYKLLNLQTYFTAGVKEVRAWTIPIGSTAPQAAGVIHTDFEKGFIRAETIAYEDFVAFGSEAKAKEAGKMRVEGKEYIVKDGDIMHFRFNV, encoded by the coding sequence ATGAAAGCCGGAATTGTAGGATTACCAAACGTAGGAAAATCAACTTTATTTAATTGTTTATCAAACGCAAAAGCACAAAGTGCAAACTTTCCTTTTTGTACAATTGAACCTAATTTAGGTGTTGTAAATGTACCAGACGAGCGTATAAAAAAGTTAGAAGAATTGGTAAAACCAGAAAGAGTGCAAACTGCAACTGTAGAAATTGTAGATATTGCAGGTCTTGTAAAAGGAGCTAGTAAAGGTGAGGGTTTAGGAAATCAGTTTTTGGCAAATATTCGTGAAACAGATGCTATTTTACATGTTTTACGTTGTTTTGATAACGATAATATTATTCATGTTGATAGTTCTATTGATCCTATTAGAGACAAAGAAACAATTGATATTGAGTTACAATTAAAAGACTTAGAAACTGTTCAAAAAAGATTAGAAAGAGTTAAAAGAACGGCAAAAACGGGTAATAAAGAAGCACAGATAGAATTAGTAATCTTGTTAAAAGTAGAAGAAACTTTGTTACAAGGAATTTCTGTAAGAGCAATTGAGTTTTCTGAAAAAGAAATGGAATTAGTTAAATCATTACAATTTATTACTGCTAAACCAGTACTATATGTTTGTAATGTTGATGAAGCTTCTGCCGTTTCTGGAAATAGTTATGTAGATAAAGTAAAGGAAGCTGTAAAAGATGAAAATGCAGAAGTAATTGTGTTAGCTGTTGGTACAGAGGCAGATATTACAGAATTAGATGACTACGAAGAAAGACAAATGTTTTTGGCAGATATGGGTTTGGAAGAAGCTGGAGTTGCAAGATTGGTACGCTCTGCTTATAAATTATTAAACCTACAAACATATTTTACTGCCGGAGTTAAAGAAGTTAGAGCTTGGACAATTCCTATTGGTTCAACTGCGCCACAAGCTGCAGGAGTAATTCATACAGATTTTGAAAAAGGTTTTATTAGAGCAGAAACAATTGCTTATGAAGATTTTGTTGCTTTTGGTTCTGAGGCAAAAGCTAAAGAAGCTGGTAAAATGAGAGTAGAAGGTAAAGAGTATATTGTTAAAGATGGTGATATAATGCACTTTAGGTTTAACGTGTAG
- a CDS encoding DUF134 domain-containing protein, whose protein sequence is MPRPKKKRKVDHPPKMLGFKPFGIRFCDTEHIVMQFEEYETVKLVIYDKLSQDAAAEKMEVSRPTLTRIYNSALKKIGKAFVEGKSILIKGGDFEFEKDWYKCKTCFKLVDGVKDDAICGDCPSDEKNELENLNE, encoded by the coding sequence ATGCCACGTCCAAAAAAGAAAAGAAAAGTAGATCATCCTCCTAAAATGTTAGGTTTTAAACCATTTGGAATTAGGTTTTGTGATACAGAACATATTGTAATGCAATTTGAAGAATATGAAACGGTTAAGTTAGTTATTTATGATAAACTATCTCAAGATGCTGCCGCTGAAAAGATGGAGGTTTCAAGGCCAACATTAACTAGAATATATAACAGCGCCTTAAAAAAAATTGGTAAAGCATTTGTAGAAGGTAAATCGATACTTATTAAAGGTGGAGATTTCGAATTTGAAAAAGATTGGTACAAATGTAAAACATGTTTTAAATTAGTTGATGGTGTTAAAGATGACGCTATTTGTGGTGACTGTCCTTCGGATGAAAAAAACGAATTAGAAAATTTAAATGAATAA
- a CDS encoding YggS family pyridoxal phosphate-dependent enzyme: MIKENLIKIKESIPENVTLVAVSKTKPIEDLQEAYNAGQRIFGENKIQEMVDKYDALPKDIKWHMIGHLQSNKVKYMAHFVDLIHGVDKFKTLVEINKQAKKHNRVINCLLQAKIAKEDTKFGFSFDEIETVLSTEKIAELQNINVVGFMGMATFTEDEVQVSEEFLSLKNFFDKLKAKNKFLKVLSMGMSGDYQLAIKNGSNMIRVGSSIFGNRNYNQ; the protein is encoded by the coding sequence ATGATAAAAGAAAACTTAATTAAAATAAAAGAATCAATTCCAGAAAATGTAACCTTAGTTGCAGTTTCTAAAACCAAACCTATAGAAGATTTACAAGAAGCTTATAATGCTGGTCAGCGAATTTTTGGTGAGAATAAAATTCAGGAAATGGTTGATAAATATGATGCTTTACCAAAAGACATAAAATGGCACATGATTGGTCATTTACAAAGTAATAAGGTAAAATATATGGCTCATTTTGTAGATTTAATTCACGGAGTTGATAAATTTAAAACATTAGTAGAAATTAACAAGCAAGCAAAAAAACATAACAGAGTTATTAATTGTTTGCTACAAGCTAAAATAGCCAAAGAAGATACTAAATTTGGTTTTTCTTTTGATGAAATAGAAACCGTTTTATCAACAGAAAAAATAGCTGAATTACAAAATATTAATGTGGTTGGTTTTATGGGAATGGCAACTTTTACTGAAGATGAAGTGCAAGTATCCGAAGAATTTTTATCTCTTAAAAACTTTTTTGATAAACTAAAAGCTAAAAATAAATTCCTTAAGGTTTTATCAATGGGAATGAGTGGCGATTATCAACTTGCAATTAAAAATGGTAGTAATATGATTAGAGTTGGTAGCTCTATATTTGGTAATAGAAATTATAATCAGTAA
- a CDS encoding endonuclease/exonuclease/phosphatase family protein — protein sequence MDQFFLVLSLLLIILSLLPFIKNQHWIFRVPEFLKIQLFTLKITAIIGLFVFAKKDTWFWLVIVFLVILIIYHAYLLANFIKLKPKQHKLVKTLKEIKVISANIYQFNKEFERFKNLIRKEKPDIFVTIESNKDWEFELRDLENNYPYNEKITLENTYGMHLYAKIPILKITTHYFVADDLPSIEALFKTESGEEFVVFCVHPPPPSPTEENTSKERDGDLMCIAKRVKEIKKPTLVIGDFNTVAWSRISKLFQKNSELIDGRTGRGILATYHAKYWLFRAPLDLVFHSSTIFLKELKVLEYIGSDHFPICCIFCINTSNFNQEKQVKTITTEEEKETFSLIKKGKKEDSNNRNT from the coding sequence GTGGATCAATTTTTTCTAGTTTTATCTTTATTACTTATTATATTAAGCCTGTTGCCATTTATCAAAAATCAACATTGGATATTTCGTGTACCCGAGTTTCTAAAAATTCAGTTATTTACTCTAAAAATAACAGCAATTATTGGACTTTTCGTTTTTGCTAAAAAAGATACTTGGTTTTGGTTGGTTATAGTTTTTCTAGTTATTTTAATTATTTATCATGCTTATCTTTTAGCTAATTTTATAAAACTTAAACCAAAACAACATAAACTGGTAAAAACTTTAAAAGAAATTAAAGTAATATCTGCTAATATTTATCAATTTAATAAAGAATTTGAAAGATTTAAAAATCTTATCAGAAAAGAAAAACCTGATATTTTTGTTACGATAGAAAGTAATAAAGACTGGGAATTTGAATTGCGAGATTTAGAAAACAATTATCCTTACAACGAAAAAATTACTCTAGAAAACACATACGGAATGCATTTATATGCTAAAATTCCAATTCTTAAAATTACTACACATTATTTTGTTGCAGACGATTTACCAAGTATAGAAGCTCTTTTTAAAACTGAAAGTGGAGAAGAATTTGTTGTTTTCTGTGTGCATCCTCCTCCTCCAAGTCCTACAGAAGAAAATACTTCTAAAGAACGTGATGGAGATTTAATGTGCATTGCAAAACGCGTTAAAGAAATTAAGAAACCAACACTTGTTATTGGTGATTTTAATACAGTTGCTTGGTCTAGAATTTCTAAATTATTTCAAAAAAATAGTGAGTTAATTGACGGACGAACTGGTCGTGGTATTTTAGCTACTTATCATGCTAAATATTGGCTTTTTAGAGCACCTTTAGATTTGGTTTTTCACAGCTCAACTATTTTTCTTAAAGAGTTAAAGGTTTTAGAATATATTGGTTCTGATCATTTTCCTATTTGTTGTATTTTCTGTATTAATACATCTAATTTCAACCAAGAAAAACAGGTTAAAACCATTACCACAGAAGAAGAAAAAGAGACATTTTCACTTATTAAAAAAGGAAAAAAAGAAGATAGCAACAATAGAAATACTTAG
- a CDS encoding transglutaminase family protein, whose amino-acid sequence MWLRVSCKLAFNIELSTPFVLMLRPRSGEEQWIERDEFKIAPNVPITEFTDHYGNLCQRLVAPKGNFSIHTTSDVKTSEFVDVDFDAPFVEIKNLPNDILCYLLPSRYCESDRFNELANAITANVNPGYSQVFAIEEWLRTNISYIPGSSEYPISAIEVNYKLSGVCRDLAHLGIALCRSLSIPARMVVGYLHNLYPMDMHAWFEAFVGGRWYTFDATQTGIKGGYVSVGYGLDAADVAIFNQFGPVAHSLQQSVSVIQIKN is encoded by the coding sequence ATGTGGTTACGTGTTAGTTGTAAATTGGCTTTTAATATAGAATTGTCAACTCCTTTTGTATTAATGTTGCGTCCTAGAAGTGGCGAAGAACAATGGATTGAACGTGATGAATTTAAAATAGCACCAAATGTACCTATTACAGAATTTACAGATCATTATGGTAATTTGTGTCAGCGTTTAGTAGCGCCTAAAGGTAATTTTTCTATTCATACTACATCAGATGTAAAAACTTCTGAATTTGTTGATGTAGATTTTGATGCGCCTTTTGTAGAAATAAAAAACTTACCAAACGATATACTATGTTATTTATTGCCAAGTAGATATTGTGAATCTGACCGTTTTAATGAGTTGGCAAATGCTATTACTGCAAATGTAAATCCTGGTTATAGTCAAGTATTTGCTATAGAAGAATGGTTACGTACAAATATTAGTTACATTCCTGGAAGTAGCGAATATCCTATTTCTGCTATTGAAGTTAATTATAAACTTTCTGGTGTTTGTAGAGATTTAGCGCATTTAGGCATCGCATTATGTAGAAGTTTAAGTATTCCAGCTCGTATGGTAGTTGGTTATTTGCATAATTTATATCCTATGGATATGCATGCTTGGTTTGAAGCTTTTGTTGGTGGTCGATGGTACACTTTTGATGCAACACAAACAGGTATAAAAGGAGGTTATGTGTCTGTAGGTTATGGACTTGACGCAGCAGATGTTGCAATTTTTAACCAATTTGGACCTGTTGCGCATTCTTTACAACAAAGTGTTTCTGTAATTCAAATTAAAAATTAA
- a CDS encoding D-2-hydroxyacid dehydrogenase, whose translation MKILANDGISKSGKDALEKGGFEVLTVKVAQNQLENYINEHNIDAILVRSATQVRQELIEACPSLKLIGRGGVGLDNIDVEYAEDNGLFVINTPAASSSSVAELVFSHLFGMVRFLHSSNREMPLEGDSRFKELKKAYSQGTELRGKTLGIIGFGKIGQEVAKIAIGIGMNVLATDDEILSAPIILEFFNGQKTTFTIDTVDKEDVLKESDFITLHTPAQEDYIISASEIKKMKDGVGIINTARGGILHEVDLVSAIENGKVQYAALDVFETEPNPAVQLLMNPEISLTPHIGAATKEAQERIGLELAKQIIELLEN comes from the coding sequence ATGAAAATATTAGCAAACGATGGAATTTCTAAAAGCGGAAAAGATGCTTTAGAAAAAGGAGGATTTGAAGTATTAACAGTAAAAGTTGCTCAAAATCAATTAGAAAATTACATTAACGAACATAATATTGATGCAATTTTAGTAAGAAGTGCAACACAAGTTAGGCAAGAATTAATTGAAGCTTGCCCAAGTTTAAAATTGATTGGTCGTGGCGGAGTTGGCTTAGATAATATTGATGTTGAATATGCAGAAGATAATGGTTTATTTGTTATAAATACACCAGCTGCTTCTTCTAGTTCTGTTGCAGAATTAGTATTTTCTCATTTATTTGGTATGGTTCGTTTTTTACATTCATCAAACAGAGAAATGCCTTTAGAAGGAGATTCTCGTTTTAAAGAATTAAAAAAAGCGTATTCTCAAGGAACTGAATTAAGAGGAAAAACATTAGGAATTATTGGTTTTGGTAAAATTGGCCAAGAAGTTGCTAAAATTGCAATTGGTATTGGTATGAACGTTTTAGCTACGGATGATGAAATTTTAAGCGCACCAATAATTTTAGAGTTTTTTAACGGACAAAAAACTACTTTTACAATTGATACTGTTGATAAAGAAGACGTTTTAAAAGAATCAGATTTTATTACTTTACATACTCCTGCACAAGAAGATTATATTATATCGGCATCAGAAATTAAAAAAATGAAAGATGGCGTAGGAATTATAAATACTGCAAGAGGTGGAATTTTACATGAAGTTGATTTAGTTTCTGCAATAGAAAACGGAAAAGTACAATATGCTGCATTAGATGTTTTTGAAACAGAACCTAATCCTGCAGTTCAATTATTAATGAATCCAGAAATTTCTTTAACTCCGCATATTGGTGCAGCTACTAAAGAAGCACAAGAAAGAATTGGTTTAGAATTAGCTAAACAAATAATAGAGTTGTTAGAAAATTAA
- the serC gene encoding 3-phosphoserine/phosphohydroxythreonine transaminase: MKKHNFSAGPCILPEEVLKKASEAIINFNDDNLSLIEISHRSKSFVDVMEKARSLSLELLGLENKGYKALFLQGGASLEFLMVAYNLLNKKAAYLNTGTWANKAQKEAKAFGETVEVASSKDKNFSYIPKGYSIPEDADYFHCTSNNTVAGTQIKAFPETNVSLVCDMSSDIFSRQLDFEKFDLIYAGAQKNMGPAGTTLVIIKEEILGKVERHIPSMLDYQIHINSDSMFNTPSVFAVYVSMLTLQWLKDLGGIPFIEEVNNKKAALLYNEIDRNPLFKGVVEKEDRSNMNATFVLTDENLKETFDKMWTDAGISGINGHRSVGGYRASMYNALPLYSVQALVDVMQELERTQK; the protein is encoded by the coding sequence ATGAAAAAACATAATTTTAGTGCAGGTCCTTGCATTTTACCTGAAGAAGTACTTAAAAAAGCATCAGAAGCAATTATTAATTTTAATGATGATAATTTATCTTTAATAGAAATTTCTCACAGAAGTAAATCTTTTGTTGATGTAATGGAAAAAGCTCGATCTTTATCTTTAGAGTTGTTAGGTTTAGAGAATAAAGGTTATAAAGCCTTGTTTTTGCAAGGTGGTGCAAGTTTAGAATTTTTAATGGTTGCGTACAATTTATTAAATAAAAAAGCTGCGTATTTAAACACAGGAACTTGGGCAAATAAAGCACAAAAAGAAGCTAAAGCTTTTGGAGAAACTGTAGAAGTAGCTTCGTCTAAAGACAAAAATTTCTCATACATTCCTAAAGGATATTCTATTCCTGAAGATGCAGATTATTTTCATTGTACAAGTAATAATACTGTTGCAGGAACACAAATAAAAGCATTTCCAGAAACAAATGTTTCTTTGGTTTGTGATATGAGTTCAGATATTTTTTCTCGTCAATTAGATTTCGAAAAATTTGATTTAATTTATGCTGGAGCTCAAAAAAACATGGGTCCTGCAGGTACTACTTTGGTAATTATTAAAGAAGAAATTTTAGGAAAAGTTGAAAGACACATTCCTTCTATGTTAGATTATCAAATTCATATTAATAGTGATAGCATGTTTAATACACCTTCTGTTTTTGCGGTGTATGTTTCTATGTTAACTTTACAATGGCTAAAAGATTTAGGCGGAATTCCTTTTATAGAAGAAGTAAACAACAAAAAAGCGGCACTTTTATACAACGAAATTGACAGAAATCCACTTTTTAAAGGAGTTGTAGAAAAAGAAGATAGAAGTAATATGAATGCTACTTTTGTTTTAACAGATGAAAATTTAAAAGAAACTTTTGATAAAATGTGGACTGATGCAGGAATTAGCGGTATAAATGGTCACAGAAGTGTTGGCGGTTATAGAGCAAGCATGTACAATGCTTTGCCTTTATATAGTGTACAAGCTTTAGTTGATGTAATGCAAGAATTAGAAAGAACTCAAAAATAA
- a CDS encoding 4Fe-4S dicluster domain-containing protein: MAIIITDECINCGACEPECPNTAIYEGADDWKYSDGTSLKGNVVLPNGKSANADEDQEPVSDEIYYIVPDKCTECKGFHDEPQCAAVCPVDCCIPDDEHVETDEVLLEKQSFMHGE, encoded by the coding sequence ATGGCAATTATTATAACAGATGAATGTATAAATTGTGGGGCATGCGAACCAGAATGCCCAAATACAGCAATTTATGAAGGAGCAGATGATTGGAAATATTCTGATGGAACAAGTTTAAAAGGTAATGTGGTTTTACCAAATGGAAAATCTGCAAATGCAGATGAAGATCAAGAACCAGTTTCTGATGAGATTTATTACATTGTTCCAGATAAATGTACAGAATGTAAAGGTTTTCATGATGAGCCTCAGTGCGCAGCAGTTTGCCCAGTAGATTGTTGTATACCAGATGATGAACATGTAGAAACAGACGAAGTACTGTTAGAAAAACAAAGTTTTATGCATGGTGAATAA
- a CDS encoding carboxypeptidase-like regulatory domain-containing protein — MNSQTISGKIYNINSLEPIEKAAIITNLKSGTNSDEYGNYSLNLNNVTTITFSCLGFQSKTISKNELIKRNYIVKLIENINQLKEFQLNIAKISLDSLLIKTTRNMKENYLSSPVKQDVYAIENQKLDFKKLEFELNSSSILNRKKRKLAEKDLIKFADNLKKRKPTFGTEFKSTILSNKFYSEKIKKDVDSYQVKEVQGFQKINIGNGISIKNIAEKLQNVVLKHLSTKFTYKVKSGLFKVEDSLSLAETTKIADSLAKDNTFSDYNQTYPLSNIKRKGLFFNVSSENNFLDQKYYKHKLEENELLGVNKYYVISFKPKKSKSKYAGKIYIDSSNFFIKKIEYAYANGKRGEHLNLKFLFGIKFSENEHNVTLFYEKNENNKVYISYLKENNTNYAYIDRPIKFIENSSDKNKVKFNIKIEINVNEERETLVNNITDYESDNLKKKTKEELKAAYKKRTPFMTKEEYNTTDWKNRFLIKQYLEQYK, encoded by the coding sequence ATGAATTCCCAAACAATTTCTGGTAAAATTTATAATATAAATTCGCTAGAACCTATTGAAAAAGCGGCAATTATAACCAATTTAAAATCGGGTACAAATTCTGATGAATATGGAAATTACTCCTTAAATTTAAATAATGTAACTACAATTACTTTTTCTTGTTTAGGTTTTCAATCAAAAACAATTTCAAAAAATGAATTAATAAAAAGAAATTATATTGTAAAATTAATAGAGAATATAAATCAGCTAAAAGAGTTTCAATTAAATATTGCTAAAATATCTTTAGATAGTTTATTGATAAAAACAACAAGAAACATGAAAGAAAATTATCTTTCATCGCCAGTAAAACAGGATGTTTATGCTATAGAAAATCAGAAATTAGATTTTAAAAAACTTGAATTCGAATTAAATTCTAGTTCAATTTTAAATAGAAAAAAACGAAAATTAGCCGAAAAAGATTTAATTAAGTTTGCTGATAATCTTAAAAAAAGAAAACCCACGTTTGGCACAGAATTTAAGAGTACTATTTTAAGTAATAAATTCTATTCAGAAAAAATTAAAAAAGATGTAGATTCTTATCAGGTAAAAGAAGTACAAGGCTTTCAAAAAATAAATATAGGCAATGGTATTTCTATAAAAAATATTGCCGAAAAATTACAAAATGTAGTTTTAAAACATCTAAGTACTAAATTTACATACAAAGTAAAATCGGGTCTTTTTAAAGTAGAAGATTCTTTATCGTTAGCAGAAACTACTAAAATTGCAGATTCTTTAGCAAAAGACAACACTTTTAGCGATTATAACCAAACTTATCCTTTAAGTAATATAAAACGTAAAGGTTTATTTTTCAACGTTTCATCAGAAAATAATTTTTTAGATCAAAAATATTACAAACATAAACTAGAAGAAAATGAACTATTAGGAGTTAATAAATATTATGTAATATCATTTAAACCAAAAAAATCTAAGTCTAAATATGCTGGTAAAATTTATATAGATTCTTCTAACTTTTTCATCAAAAAAATTGAATATGCATACGCTAATGGTAAACGTGGCGAACATTTAAACTTAAAATTTCTATTTGGCATTAAATTCTCTGAGAACGAACATAATGTTACACTTTTTTATGAAAAAAATGAAAACAATAAAGTGTATATTTCTTACCTAAAAGAAAATAATACTAATTACGCTTATATAGATAGACCTATAAAATTTATAGAAAACTCTTCTGATAAAAATAAAGTGAAATTTAATATTAAAATAGAAATAAATGTAAATGAAGAAAGGGAAACCTTAGTTAATAATATTACTGATTATGAATCTGATAATCTAAAAAAGAAAACAAAAGAGGAATTAAAAGCAGCTTATAAAAAAAGAACTCCTTTTATGACTAAAGAAGAATATAATACTACCGATTGGAAAAACAGGTTTCTAATTAAACAATATTTAGAGCAATATAAATAA